TACGTCAGCTTGAATTTGCGTTATTTGACTTGACGATTCACACCAAGACTCCTGCACTTAATAGCGAGCAAATTCAGCAAACTTTAAATGATATCCGCAAGCAATATGCTGTAGTTCCAACAGTCGACTATAACCGTTTCCAACATAGCTTTAGTCATATTTTTGCGGGCGGTTACGCTGCTGGATATTACTCTTACAAGTGGGCAGAAGTTTTAGCAAGCGATGCATTTGATCGTTTTGAGCATGAAGGAATTTTCAATACTCAAACGGGTAAAGAGTTCCGTCAAGCGATTTTAGCAGTAGGCGGGAAAGACACTGCACTTGAAGCATTCGTCAATTTCCGTGGTCGTGAACCTAAAATTGATGCATTGTTACGTCATCAAGGTTGGACGAACGATAACAAAACCGCTTAAACTATGGGCCTAAATTGATCGTGTGGTTAGGGTGATAAAGATGAAAAAACGTTTCATTGCTGGGGCAAAATGTCCGAAATGTGAAGCCATAGATCGGATTGTCATGCTAACCACCGCTGAAGATGAATGGATTGAATGTATCGAATGCGGTTATAGCGAAAATCGACCGACTCATATTGATGAGCCTGAAACACCTGCTATACCGGATGAAATTGGAGTAATACAGTTCAAGCCTCGTCGTTCTGACTAAAGGTCTTAACCATGCCACTACAAAGAAAACAAAACTCAAAACTCTTGTGGATTTTAATTGGGGGCTTAAGCATTCTTGTAGTGCTTTTTTTCGCAGCACAATGGTTTTTCAAAAAAAATGAAACGTCAGCGCCACTGGTTGATCCTCAACCTGCCTCGGTACCTGTTCCTGAAAAAACTACAAAACCTTCAGCAAGCTCTGAACCCGCAGCTCAAACACAAACGGCAAGTTCACAACAACTTGTAAATGAAGATGTGCTGAAACAACCTGTCCCTGCGCAAGAATCTTTAGCCAAAGAAGAAGTTTCAAAGCTCAATGATATTCATCATCAACTGCAAGATCAGGAAGCGACCTTAAAAGCGCAACATGCTGATGCAGACCAGCTCATTAAACTAAAAGAAGAACAAGTGAAACTACTTGAAGCTCAGGTAAAACAGTAATAGAACTTGTTTTTACTGTATTCACTCTGCAAAAAAGCGAGCCTACTATGGACTCGCTTTTTTATGTTATTAAATTTTGTTCAGAATATTTTATCTACAAAAAAACACCCCCGTTAAAGGGAGTGTTTTTATTCTAGTTCTAAGTTTTAACTTAGTGATACCAACCAAATAGTTTGAACACTAATGGCGTGTACGTCACTAATACCAATGATGAGAACAAAACAATAATTGGTAATAACCAACGTTCATATCGGTAATAGAAACTTGTGTATTTCTCTTTAGCTTCTGCATCCGCAGCATTTACCTCATCATCTCCAACGGATAACCGCGTTAATAGATGGTTTAAGGCAACTGGTGGTGTTACATAACCAAATTCGAATGCAACCAATACAATCATCCAGAAATGAATTGGATGAATACCATTTTCGTAAGCTACAGGAGCAATCGTTGCTGCTACTAAAATTACAGCACCAAATGGATCTGTACACATACCGATAATAGCAAGTAACAATGCAATACATGCCAGTGATATATAGATACTGCCTAAATGAGTTGGTAATAATTCAACCACTTCAGAGCGCTCAATTAAACCACCTACACTTGCAGACAATGCCATCAAAATAATTAAGGCACCGATATGCCCAACTGTTTCTGATGTCGCAAAACGCAATGCGCCACCAAAACCAAGACGGAACTGCGAACTATGCGGATCGTGTGATTGTAAGAACGGAGATTTTTTCTCATGTTCACGAACAATTGCTTCATGAATATTTAAAGCTGGTGTCTCTTTAGGCATCACCAATTTATCGTACAAGATCATCGCAATCAGTACGAGTGGCAGAATTACTGGTGCAGTAAATTCGTTCATTCCGGTATCTAATGCATATTTATAAAATGCAAGAACAACTACTGTAATTAAGATGTATGGAATAACGGGTACAAAAGCTCGTGCCATGCCTGGAAGTGCTACTTTCGGTGAGTTCACACGGAACTTTTCCTCTGCCAAGAAAAGAGAGACACCTAAGAAAATAAATGCAGTTAACCAGAATACGTAAATACCATGTCCAAATAATTCGTCAGATGTAACATGGCGACTGTCCAACATCGCAATTAGAACGACCAATAGACAAGGACGTACCACAACACCTAATGAACCTGACATTGCAGATACAGCAAGTGCATACTGACGGCGAGCACCTGCATTCCAAACTTCCTTATAAATAATCGCACCGGCTGCAATAACGAAAATCCCTGATGCACCTGTATAAGCTGTTGGTACAGCAGCAGCAATCAGAATTAACCAAGTTAAGGTTTCTGGCGCCAAGTTCCATGGACGAAGTACATTTAAGAACAAGTCCATAACACGTGTTTGTGTAAGCAACATACCTGCCCAAATAAATAAGGCAAGATTTAAGAAGATACCTGAGAACTCAACCAACAAACCAAGGTAAATCCCTTGCCCCATTGGATAGTCCATAAAGAATGTGAAGACAATACCTGTAATTAGTGCCATATAAGCATATAAAGGCACAGAGAGTAAGGCTAAGCCTATGTTACCGCCTTCACGTTTTGGTGGAGGTGAAACAAATAGTTGATACAGGCTAATTAAGCTCAGAACAACAAACAGAATCATCCATATCCAGTAAATCGTTATTGTTTCATAAGTAGGTGTTACCCCAGAGTTAATCACTGAACGATACTGGCTAATGACAGAGAAACTTAGTAGCGCATTACCAAGCACCATAAAGATGGAATAAACTTTGTAGTCCAGCTTTGTTGCGGGGTTACGTAAACCAATATGGTGGAATTTTAACGATGCAGTGATGGCTGAAATCAACACCATAAACACCAGCAAAATTGCACGGTTTTCCGTACCAAACTTAAATATACCGAAGAAACCTGTTTCAATCGTACGATAAGTACGTACGCCTGGGTTTGCTTCAATATACTTCATCATTTTGTCGTAAGCCTGATACTTCTCTTCACATTGTTGCTGTGCCGCCTGTAGGGATGCACGGACATCACTTTCTGAAGCTGCACCAAAGAAACTTGAGAAATCATCAGATGCGTTCGCTTTCATTTGCTCTTTTACTTGAGCATCAATATTTGGATGTCGATCGCATGACGGTTTTTCAGGCTCGGCCCGCAAAAATGAATATTGCATGCCTATCGCGGGATCACCATAAAGACGTTCCCCGATACGTAATAATTGCCCGTGGATCATTTCCCCGGTACCAATTATAAGCGTCATTAATAGCAGAATGAGGATAACGAATGTTGAGATCCATTCGTTCCATATATAACCCAGCAGACCTAATCCAGATCTTTTCTCTTGATATTCTTGCATAAATATTCCAATTTTGTTCTCTCAAACCCCTCGTAACAAAGGCTTTGAGTCATGCAATTTCCTTGGCCAGGGGTATCATCCATTCCCCTTCTACCAATCCCTTTATTCAACGATCAAATTTGCATCAAACTTTATGAATAAAGAATGACTAAAATCTCTTTTTTAACAGTTTGTATTGTCAATCTTTCTATTTGAATCTTTGTATAAGCCAATAGCATCCTCCAAAGATTGCACCGCCTATTGCCCCATATAAATGAGCTTCAGTTAACACGGGACTCCCTATCAGCTGTGCTGTCCCTGTTTGCCCAAAGGTATTTTCCCAAATCAGCTTGGTAATAATTAAACCTAATACCAATAATGCAAAATTCCTTTCCTTACGGTATTGCAAATAAACTAAGGCAACCGCCGTATATAGCCCATGGAGTACTCCAGATAGACCAGCATATGCATCGATATAAGGTAGATAAAAATAAAAAACCAAACTAATAAAAGGAGGTAAAAGAAAAAGAAGACTTAGGATATGCCACACTTTGGTATGCGGGAATATGAAGGGTAGACACGCAAATGCCAACATATTTAGAAGAAAGTGAATCCATCCAACATGCACCCAATGTGCTGTCCATAAACGCCAAAACTCACCCAGTAAGCTTTCACGCCAATAAATAAAATAATCGGGAAATACTTGTAGACATGCAGAAACAGAGATGCACCCTGCGACCAAAAGCACTTTTTTATTGAGTACATGATCCTTCATGGCACACTCCTTTCAGATCAAACTCCTTACGATCATTAATTGCCATAAGAAGTTCATTTCTTCAGTTCTTTTACTACTCTACAGGTGCAGTTGTTGAGTCAGCTGGAGCTTCTGATGCAGCTCCACCATCAAATAACTCATCCAATTCGGCTGAACCCTCATTTTTCTCATCCCAGAAATGAGACATACCACCATCACCTGTACGAACACCGGTATGTTCAGTCCAGTAACGATCAGAAATACCACGGACAATAAGACCTGCCATGCTATCAATTAACTTAAAGTTCGGATTTACTGGTTTATCCTCTGCTTGAGATGCTGCATAAGTTTTTAAAGCATCACGAATTTTTGCATCATCACCACTTGCTTGAGCAGCGACCGCATAGAGTGCATGAGACAAGCGAACACCCTTTTGCTCACCAATTTGCACTGACTGTTTTAAAGTTTCATACGGATCAGGCTTACCTTCATTCGCCCCTGGCAATAAAGTCCAGATCACCGCACGGGTTGCATTTGGTGCACCCCAGAATTTTTGGTTATCAAGACAGACCATGCCACGCTCTACAATAGCAGCAATATCTTTCGGAACATTGACAGAACCACCTGAGTTAATGTCATTTGTCACAGCTTGAAGACCACTAATCATTCCAAGTAAATATACGGTCTGATCGGTATCACTACGCATCGTTGGACAAGAGTCACCTAAATGATATTTATATTTAGATTCCCAACGATCAGCAAACAACTTATAACCCGTATATTGGCGTTCAGCAGCAATTGCAGCCCAACGCTTTTGTGCAATACGCGCATCTTGAGCTTCTGTTACCTGCCCTGATTTTGAAGCACGTAAATAACGCAGTTCAGCTTCTAAAGCCTGATTTTCTGCACATACACCTGAAGCGGCATACATTAAAACAGCGACACGAGTTGGATCGGCACCCATTCCTTTAGTAGACATAATTGCAGGTGTTAAGGCACTACCAGTATTACAGACCATTTCAGCATCTTGCATGGCTAAAATAGGTGGAACAACGTGTTTTTCAGTAAAACCCAAAGCAACATTTGCTCCACTTTTCACGACGTATGAACAACCTGATAAAACTGAAGCTGCAAGAAAACTCATCGCCAAACCTTGGCTTATTTTTTGGACTTTAGACATCTTCCTGTCCTCGATTTAATTTGTTTTTTCCTTTTCAGATGTACATTAGCAGATGCATATCTTGAATAAAAGAGTAATTACTCTAATTGTAGCGCTTATACTTTGACACACTTCACAGCAGATAAAATTGACACTTTTTCAGGGAAACAGAAATTTTAGGCAAAAAAAAGTAGCATTGCGACGGTTCAGCACATGCTACTTATTAACTGGGATAAGCTTTTAACGGCTTATATTATTGTTGTTCTATATAATCCTTGAGTAAAGTTCCTGCTCTTCCTACTACTACAGCCATAACAACTGCAATTAACAGAAACATCCACATTGAAATCTCCATGAGAGACCTCCTTACTACATTCGCACCCAGTTAAAAACTGGACACTTGATGAAATGAATCGATTAACCAATTAAACTATTGACTGATCGACGACCTTTGCATCCTCTGTCTCTTAACTTTGCTATAACTAGCTTTGTTAAGATGTTCCCTGAGTAAAGTTCCTGCTCTTCCTATCACCACTGCCATAATTATGGCAATGACCAAGAACGACCATGTTGGCATCTCCATTTGAGACCTCCGACACACTTTACGTTGGTGTTTGTACTTTAACCGATAGAATAATAACCATATTGAGAAATTGTCGGACAATTAGCTTTCTAGTCTTTTTTTATGTATTTTAACTAGACAATTTGAATTTCCTGAAAAGAAATAAACCATAATCTATTGATTTTTATTATTTTAAAATAAATATACAAATGTAGAATTGTCTAACAATTAATAGAATTTTTCTAAAGTTTTGAGTCTTTTCCACTGTGATAAAGAAATTTGATCAAACCAAATAATAGAAGTCTGTGACTTATGGCCCTCAAAATAGATCACTATGAAAATCTGATAATCAATTATTTTTAAAATCTTTACACGAGAAATTGTTGTTTCTGAATGATAGGCAAGTGACCATAATTTCTGATCCAAATAAGCAATTTGGACAAGCTGTGGTCGCTTTAAAAAGAAAGCAAAACTTATGAACAGTAAACTGATCGCAACCAACCACCATAATAATGGCATGAGTTGATAAAATAGAATTGCTAAACTTAAGCTAATAAAAAACTGAAATACAATCGCGAAACGGCTATATTTCAGTTTAAAATTCAAATGTTTGACCAAAACTAATCAGCCATGAACATAGTGCTTTAATTTATGAATAAAATCACGTAATTCAGTACGTGGCGGTTCAGAAACTTCCATAAACCAATCAAGTAAATCAGGATCTTCCTGCTCTACCAATTCAGCAAATAATGCTTTCTCTGCAGGCTCTGCCTTTAAGTAATAATTTTTCACATATGGGTCAAAATAGACATCAATTTCCTTTAAACCGCGACGTGCACGATAGATTACTTTGCGTTCTTCCAAGGTCATTTCTTCAGACATTTATTTCCCCATCTGCGTTGATAGTGCGCATAGTTTACCTGATCACATTAGAAAGTTCGCTAAAAATATCAAATTGACCAAACTTATCACTTCATAGCCAGAAATGAGCATTCATCACATTGTTAGACCTAGTGTATTTCTCGTATGTTTAGACTCATAACATCAAGCCCAAACCAAGGAAGAAATACAAATGCAATCTGGTGCTATTCGTCCCATTCCAAATATGTTACCTCGTCACCTATTTAATGAAGAACATGAAGCTTTTCGGGAAACAGTGCGTAAATTTTATGAAAAAGAAGTTGTACCAAATACTGAAAAATACGAAAAGCAACAACATGTTGACCGCGATCTTTGGAATAAAGCTGGCGCATTAGGCTTACTCTGCACCACTATGCCAGAGCAATACGGTGGTTCAGGTGTAGATCGTCTATACAGCATGATTCTTATTGAAGAACAAGCATATGCGATGGATTCAAGTACAGGTTTTTCTCTACATTCAGATATTGTAGCCAACTACATCAATAACTTTGGAAATGAAGAGCAAAAACAGAAATGGCTGCCTAAAATGGCTACAGGAGAAACAGTTACTGCAATTGCCATGACTGAACCGGGTACGGGCTCAGACTTACAAGCAGTTCGTACTACAGCTGTACTTGATGGCGATGAATATGTCATTAATGGGTCAAAAATATTTATTACTAATGGCTACTTATGTGATATGGCCATCGTCGTTTGTAAAACAGGTAACAGCGATAAAGGATCTGCCAATTTATCACTTATTATGGTTGAAGCTGATCGTGCGGGTTTTACTAAAGGCAAACCACTCAACAAGATTGGCATGAAAGGTCAAG
This window of the Acinetobacter sp. XH1741 genome carries:
- a CDS encoding YheV family putative zinc ribbon protein, with the protein product MKKRFIAGAKCPKCEAIDRIVMLTTAEDEWIECIECGYSENRPTHIDEPETPAIPDEIGVIQFKPRRSD
- a CDS encoding TRAP transporter large permease subunit — its product is MQEYQEKRSGLGLLGYIWNEWISTFVILILLLMTLIIGTGEMIHGQLLRIGERLYGDPAIGMQYSFLRAEPEKPSCDRHPNIDAQVKEQMKANASDDFSSFFGAASESDVRASLQAAQQQCEEKYQAYDKMMKYIEANPGVRTYRTIETGFFGIFKFGTENRAILLVFMVLISAITASLKFHHIGLRNPATKLDYKVYSIFMVLGNALLSFSVISQYRSVINSGVTPTYETITIYWIWMILFVVLSLISLYQLFVSPPPKREGGNIGLALLSVPLYAYMALITGIVFTFFMDYPMGQGIYLGLLVEFSGIFLNLALFIWAGMLLTQTRVMDLFLNVLRPWNLAPETLTWLILIAAAVPTAYTGASGIFVIAAGAIIYKEVWNAGARRQYALAVSAMSGSLGVVVRPCLLVVLIAMLDSRHVTSDELFGHGIYVFWLTAFIFLGVSLFLAEEKFRVNSPKVALPGMARAFVPVIPYILITVVVLAFYKYALDTGMNEFTAPVILPLVLIAMILYDKLVMPKETPALNIHEAIVREHEKKSPFLQSHDPHSSQFRLGFGGALRFATSETVGHIGALIILMALSASVGGLIERSEVVELLPTHLGSIYISLACIALLLAIIGMCTDPFGAVILVAATIAPVAYENGIHPIHFWMIVLVAFEFGYVTPPVALNHLLTRLSVGDDEVNAADAEAKEKYTSFYYRYERWLLPIIVLFSSLVLVTYTPLVFKLFGWYH
- the rrtA gene encoding rhombosortase, producing MKDHVLNKKVLLVAGCISVSACLQVFPDYFIYWRESLLGEFWRLWTAHWVHVGWIHFLLNMLAFACLPFIFPHTKVWHILSLLFLLPPFISLVFYFYLPYIDAYAGLSGVLHGLYTAVALVYLQYRKERNFALLVLGLIITKLIWENTFGQTGTAQLIGSPVLTEAHLYGAIGGAIFGGCYWLIQRFK
- a CDS encoding succinate dehydrogenase assembly factor 2 — translated: MSEEMTLEERKVIYRARRGLKEIDVYFDPYVKNYYLKAEPAEKALFAELVEQEDPDLLDWFMEVSEPPRTELRDFIHKLKHYVHG
- a CDS encoding acyl-CoA dehydrogenase family protein; its protein translation is MQSGAIRPIPNMLPRHLFNEEHEAFRETVRKFYEKEVVPNTEKYEKQQHVDRDLWNKAGALGLLCTTMPEQYGGSGVDRLYSMILIEEQAYAMDSSTGFSLHSDIVANYINNFGNEEQKQKWLPKMATGETVTAIAMTEPGTGSDLQAVRTTAVLDGDEYVINGSKIFITNGYLCDMAIVVCKTGNSDKGSANLSLIMVEADRAGFTKGKPLNKIGMKGQDTCELFFDNVRVPKENLLGMEGMGFIMLMKELAWERMLVAIICQAGAEAAFAHTVQYTKDRKAFGKPIGAFQNTRFKLAELRTEIDFSRTYLDRCMELQLDEKLSVEAAAAAKYKISDIFSKVVDECLQLHGGYGYMMEYPIARAYIDHRANRIYAGTNEIMKELISRSL